The genomic stretch tcatttttaaaaattcatttaaacttgattaaaattattttaaattaatcaaaattactttaaaaccgctataattaaatttaaaatcttaaatcctaaattatataaactttaaatactattatattaaaatactctTTATCAATATAGTCCAAACTATttaaatttcattaaaattattttaaataaaaaaaagagtGTAATTatgatgattaaaaaaataaatacttctttattttttgcctaaataaaataaaatattttatttttttttaataagtttttgacTATCTAGATTCCCTCAAAATACATCCAAACAAATCTCAACTATTTCAATAAAATGAAACAATAATTAATCTCTTAAATGAATGATCTAGCCATCAAACTTATTTGATTCCGACAAAATCCAACACTCAGAGGGACCATCGAAGAAGGatcaaataatactaaataaataaataaaaataatccaaaacactGAAAGGTTCCAAATCAAAACTAGATCACATCAAATCCACTTCAGCCGTGCCCACATTCAACCGATGAATCTGGTCCCGATCCTTTCCAGATTCATTGCGCCGACTCATCCACAAAGCTGTTCCACTATCTCCTGATACTATAAACATGGCACGAGATTCAAACGCAGCATTTCACCCCCAAttctaaattgaagaacaaaaaGGGCATAAAGATTCGATTTTTATCACCGCCTCCTCTTCCTCCAATGGCTTCCATGGCCGCCGCCTTCGTCGGTGGATCCCCGAATCCGGTCCGCAATCCCATCAAGCCGGCGCTTCTCTCGGCCTGTCTCCGCCTCAGCCTCCCGCCGGCCGCCGCTGGCCGCCGCAGCCCCACCCCCATCCGCGCCTCCTTCGCCCCCGCCACCGCATCGTGTAGCCTCATCGAGCCGGACGGCGGGAGGCTGGTCAACCTGGTCGCGCCGGAGGGCCCGTCGCGGCACGCCCTCCGCCGGGAGGCGGCGCGGTTGCCGCAGATCGAGCTGTCGCGGATCGATCTGGAGTGGGTGCACGTGCTCAGCGAAGGGTGGGCGAGCCCGCTGACCGGCTTCATGAGGGAAGCCGAGTTCCTCCAAACGCTTCATTTCAACTGTCTCCGCCTCGGAGACGGCTCCGTCGTCAACATGTCGGTCCCGATCGTGTTGGCCATCGACGACGCCCAGAAAAGGGCCATCGGCGACCGGCGCAGGGTGGCGCTTGTCGACTCCCGGGAAAGGCCTGTCGCCATCCTGAGCAAGTGAGTTAAACTCATCAGCATTTCTCATTTTTGCTTAGTTCAGAACACTAAAAACcgcattttttcttcttcttgatatCTGACAATGAGATCGGTGAATTTCTACTGTTCTATTAATTACTCTGTTCTTAGGATTGGATACAATTATACATGTCTAATATTCTTAATCGATTCAATCGACAAGCTACCTCTAGTTTGTATGATCATGTGACTCCTCTTTTTCATTTCTGCAAAGTCCAGATTCATCTTCATTGATCATTTTCTCTGTAGTAGGTCAACTCTACATGATCAATAAGTTGACTATAATGGAGGCCTGTATTACAGaaacctttttttttcatttggatTTTGAAGCTTGAAAATTAGTTGAAATTACTTAGGGTTTAGAGAAGATTGCATGATGTATTATAGATTCCGATTAGTGCTTACTTGTCTAAAAGGCAGTCTTGTGTTTGAAGATCACTTAAAACTTTGAGTGTAATTCAAAAGTTATCTATGAATGTTCAATGCAATGTAGTTGTTGTAGAACCTGCTACCATTTTCAGTCTTCgaactttgtttctaggcttTTTATGCATAACACTTCACAATTCTCTTGCTGTCTATTTTTGACTATGTTTGATATTGCTGGATGTATGTTTCCCAGTTCATCTCAACTTCGACAACACTTTACATGCTTTGTGATATCCACATATGAAATTGTACTTGGTTCCTGTGATACTCACTACATTCTGGACAATAACCATTGTAAAGTTTACGCGACTTTGTAATTTGGAGACGGAGACCTTATACGTTGTCTTTTCATTTAGTATTGAaatctacaagcataacaaaGAAGAGCGGATAGCACGAACATGGGGCACCACTACTCCTGGACTGCCATACGCCCAGGAAGCTATAGAAAAAGCTGGAAATTGGCTAATTGGTGGAGACTTGGAAGTTATAGAACATATCAAGTATAAGGATGGTCTTGACCAATATCGATTATCACCTTCTGAACTCCGTGAAGAATTTGCTAGACGCAATGCAGATGCTGTATTTGCTTTCCAACTGCGCAACCCAGTGCACAATGGCCATGCCTTGCTCATGACCGACACCCGCAGACGTCTTCTTGAAATGGGCTACAAAAACCCTGTCCTCTTGCTTCATCCGTTGGGAGGCTACACAAAAGCAGACGATGTGCCACTTCATTGGAGAATGAAGCAACACGAGAAGGTCATTCCTAATACATTCCCTAGTAAATTTGATACTGTTTTCGACATGTGATTGTTGATTATATCTTTGCttatattttgttatgtttgtTCGGTCATAGGTTCTTGAGGATGGTGTTCTTAACCCGGAAACCACAGTGGTTGCTATATTCCCTTCTCCAATGCATTATGCTGGCCCAACAGAAGTCCAGTGGCATGCAAAATCTCGCATAAATGCCGGTGCGAATTTCTACATTGTCGGCAGAGATCCGGCAGGTATGAGCCACCCTGTTGAGAAAAGGGACCTCTATGATGCTGACCATGGGAAGAAGGTTCTCAGTATGGCACCAGGTCTTGAAAAGCTTAACATTCTTCCTTTCAAGGTATTTAATGATTCCATTGAGTAACTTCATCTCCTTTACATCTTACTAGCAGTTTCATGTTTGTCAATATTTGTGTGAACATCTATAGGATAACTTCCATCTTGAGAGTTAGGTGTTGGTTTTGTACAATATCCTTGATCTTTCTCGATCTTTAATCTAATACATAAATCACAGAGTGAACAGAATTTTAAATTGGGCTTGTTCTAAACCTTTTGTTCTTGATATTCATTTAGGTCGCAGCATATGACAAAACACAGAAGAAAATGGCATTCTTTGATCCATCAAGGACTGAGGATTTCCTCTTCATTTCTGGTACAAAGGTGAAACCCTCTTGGCTCTATAACATTTGCTAATCGATGCTCTAGAAAAGTTAGTAACATCTCGAGTTCATCCATGTAGATGAGGGCTCTTGCCCGAAACAGAGAGAATCCGCCCGATGGCTTCATGTGCCCCAGTGGCTGGAAAGTTTTGGTCGAGTACTATGATAGTGTGGCTCCACCTGAAGCCAACAAATTGCGCGAACCTGTTCCAGTCTGAACTGTTCCTTGCGCAATGAAAGATTGAATGGACATAGTGTGGTTCCACCTGAAAGATTGATTGCTTATGTGCAAGACAATGAAGCAACCCTCAAATCCAGTGTGCTGTTGTAAATATAATTTATGAACTTGT from Zingiber officinale cultivar Zhangliang chromosome 5B, Zo_v1.1, whole genome shotgun sequence encodes the following:
- the LOC121986218 gene encoding ATP sulfurylase 1, chloroplastic-like encodes the protein MASMAAAFVGGSPNPVRNPIKPALLSACLRLSLPPAAAGRRSPTPIRASFAPATASCSLIEPDGGRLVNLVAPEGPSRHALRREAARLPQIELSRIDLEWVHVLSEGWASPLTGFMREAEFLQTLHFNCLRLGDGSVVNMSVPIVLAIDDAQKRAIGDRRRVALVDSRERPVAILSNIEIYKHNKEERIARTWGTTTPGLPYAQEAIEKAGNWLIGGDLEVIEHIKYKDGLDQYRLSPSELREEFARRNADAVFAFQLRNPVHNGHALLMTDTRRRLLEMGYKNPVLLLHPLGGYTKADDVPLHWRMKQHEKVLEDGVLNPETTVVAIFPSPMHYAGPTEVQWHAKSRINAGANFYIVGRDPAGMSHPVEKRDLYDADHGKKVLSMAPGLEKLNILPFKVAAYDKTQKKMAFFDPSRTEDFLFISGTKMRALARNRENPPDGFMCPSGWKVLVEYYDSVAPPEANKLREPVPV